The following coding sequences lie in one Oryctolagus cuniculus chromosome 7, mOryCun1.1, whole genome shotgun sequence genomic window:
- the DNAJB6 gene encoding dnaJ homolog subfamily B member 6 isoform X5 — protein MRGVRAGRKSTSPRRRRVTHFLFVVGERRERKARGPAAAVTRGAVPELRGDLAVAPPPPLPLLPAAGRPRPRYRKLALKWHPDKNPDNKEEAERKFKQVAEAYEVLSDAQKRDIYDKYGKEGLNGGGGGGSHFDAPFEFGFTFRNPEDVFREFFGGRDPFSFDFFGVLGDFHFQAVRICTQEKKLLHGYYMYEVTVQPAGGFEEVASDDLEPSEELDQPGFEETGDDTPSEENSEVLDVITSEELDLFSEEEPSEGCSRDQGELLSEELELISSEEEASPGAVEELSEECEELLSEEEHSGPEPEALLVQQ, from the exons ATGCGCGGCGTCAGGGCCGGGCGGAAGTCGACgtcgccgcgccgccgccgcgtGACGCACTTCCTGTTTGTTgttggagaaaggagagaaaggaaagcgCGAGGACCCGCCGCCGCCGTCACCCGCGGAGCCGTGCCGGAGCTGAGAGGCGACCTGGCCGTGGCCCCTCCACCCCCGCTTCCGCTCCTTCCCGCCGCCGGCCGCCCGCGTCCTCG ATACCGGAAACTGGCACTGAAGTGGCACCCAGATAAAAATCCTGATAataaagaagaagcagagagaaaattcaaacaaGTAGCTGAGGCATATGAGGTGTTATCTGATG CTCAAAAACGGGACATCTATGACAAATATGGCAAAGAAGGATTAAATGGTGGAGGAGGAG GTGGAAGTCATTTTGACGCTCCATTTGAGTTTGGTTTCACATTCCGTAACCCAGAAGATGTCTTCAGGGAATTTTTTGGTGGAAGGGACCCATTTTCATTCGACTTCTTTG GTGTTCTAGGTGACTTCCATTTTCAGGCTGTCAGGATTTGCACTCAGGAAAAGAAGTTGCTCCATGGCTACTACATGTATGAAGTAACTGTGCAGCCTGCTGGCG GGTTCGAGGAAGTGGCCAGTGATGACTTGGAGCCTAGTGAAGAACTAGACCAGCCTGGTTTTGAGGAGACAGGAGACGACACCCCAAGTGAAGAGAACAGTGAGGTTTTGGATGTGATAACCAGCGAGGAGCTCGATCTCTTTAGTGAAGAAGAGCCGAGTGAAGGCTGTAGCCGGGACCAGGGCGAGCTGCTCAGTGAGGAGTTGGAGCTCATATCCAGTGAGGAAGAAGCCAGTCCTGGGGCTGTGGAAGAGCTCAGCGAGGAGTGTGAGGAGCTGCTGAGTGAGGAGGAGCACAGCGGGCCGGAGCCGGAGGCGCTGCTTGTTCAACAATAA
- the DNAJB6 gene encoding dnaJ homolog subfamily B member 6 isoform X6 codes for MVDYYEVLGVQRHASPEDIKKAYRKLALKWHPDKNPDNKEEAERKFKQVAEAYEVLSDAQKRDIYDKYGKEGLNGGGGGGSHFDAPFEFGFTFRNPEDVFREFFGGRDPFSFDFFGVLGDFHFQAVRICTQEKKLLHGYYMYEVTVQPAGGFEEVASDDLEPSEELDQPGFEETGDDTPSEENSEVLDVITSEELDLFSEEEPSEGCSRDQGELLSEELELISSEEEASPGAVEELSEECEELLSEEEHSGPEPEALLVQQ; via the exons ATGGTGGATTACTATGAAGTTCTAGGCGTGCAAAGACACGCCTCACCCGAGGATATTAAAAAGGC ATACCGGAAACTGGCACTGAAGTGGCACCCAGATAAAAATCCTGATAataaagaagaagcagagagaaaattcaaacaaGTAGCTGAGGCATATGAGGTGTTATCTGATG CTCAAAAACGGGACATCTATGACAAATATGGCAAAGAAGGATTAAATGGTGGAGGAGGAG GTGGAAGTCATTTTGACGCTCCATTTGAGTTTGGTTTCACATTCCGTAACCCAGAAGATGTCTTCAGGGAATTTTTTGGTGGAAGGGACCCATTTTCATTCGACTTCTTTG GTGTTCTAGGTGACTTCCATTTTCAGGCTGTCAGGATTTGCACTCAGGAAAAGAAGTTGCTCCATGGCTACTACATGTATGAAGTAACTGTGCAGCCTGCTGGCG GGTTCGAGGAAGTGGCCAGTGATGACTTGGAGCCTAGTGAAGAACTAGACCAGCCTGGTTTTGAGGAGACAGGAGACGACACCCCAAGTGAAGAGAACAGTGAGGTTTTGGATGTGATAACCAGCGAGGAGCTCGATCTCTTTAGTGAAGAAGAGCCGAGTGAAGGCTGTAGCCGGGACCAGGGCGAGCTGCTCAGTGAGGAGTTGGAGCTCATATCCAGTGAGGAAGAAGCCAGTCCTGGGGCTGTGGAAGAGCTCAGCGAGGAGTGTGAGGAGCTGCTGAGTGAGGAGGAGCACAGCGGGCCGGAGCCGGAGGCGCTGCTTGTTCAACAATAA